A genome region from Crossiella equi includes the following:
- a CDS encoding class I SAM-dependent methyltransferase, which produces MADQYDEIRDSYEAVKRIPVGRSEVATLTAALPGLTGASVLDVGCGTGFYPRLFRRAGAARVLGVDGSAEMVAHARRVEAAAPLGIEYDRQDALALPVLGAFDLVTSIWLVGYAPGRAALAALLRGLAANLRPGGDLVVLAPNPDWDWEIISRYHRYGLSARPAGPEGGAEGRSRITVDVHVDPPFEFESFLWPPGAVVEALAEAGFTGVRRQETVVPEDAVAERGEEFWAELRRCPTFAVYRATLG; this is translated from the coding sequence ATGGCTGACCAGTACGACGAGATCCGCGACTCCTACGAGGCGGTCAAGCGCATCCCCGTCGGCCGGTCCGAGGTGGCCACGCTGACCGCCGCGCTGCCCGGCCTCACCGGCGCCTCGGTGCTGGACGTGGGCTGCGGCACCGGCTTCTACCCCCGGCTGTTCCGCCGCGCGGGCGCGGCCCGGGTGCTCGGGGTGGACGGTTCGGCCGAGATGGTCGCGCACGCCCGCCGGGTCGAGGCCGCCGCGCCGCTGGGCATCGAGTACGACCGCCAGGACGCCCTGGCGCTGCCGGTGCTCGGCGCCTTCGACCTGGTCACCTCGATCTGGCTGGTCGGCTACGCCCCCGGGCGCGCGGCCCTGGCCGCCCTGCTGCGCGGGCTGGCGGCGAACCTGCGGCCGGGCGGCGACCTGGTGGTGCTGGCGCCCAACCCGGACTGGGACTGGGAGATCATCTCCCGCTACCACCGCTACGGCCTGTCGGCGCGTCCGGCCGGGCCCGAGGGCGGGGCGGAAGGCCGGTCCCGGATCACCGTGGACGTGCACGTGGACCCGCCGTTCGAGTTCGAGTCCTTCCTGTGGCCGCCTGGCGCCGTGGTGGAGGCGCTGGCCGAGGCCGGGTTCACCGGGGTGCGCCGCCAGGAGACCGTGGTGCCCGAGGACGCGGTGGCCGAGCGCGGCGAGGAGTTCTGGGCGGAGCTGCGGCGGTGCCCGACCTTCGCGGTGTACCGGGCCACCCTCGGTTAG
- a CDS encoding LysR family transcriptional regulator: protein MIEIGALRALRSVAALGTLAKAADELGFTASAVSQQLKRLERQLGVAVLAPAGRGVVLTPAGQALVDTAPEVFQALERCAEAAQSVADGEPRGPLRVVAFSTAIRGLLAPVLPRLRTRYPELRLLVSEQDPEQALHGVDTGTADLALIHDADDLPVPMPPTLSQRHLHTDLGDVVMHREHPLARLDRPLTSADLAGQAWVTSPPGTVCHQWFRRLFAEAPADVDVRHLVDDFATQVALVASGEVIALVPRLARPPLSEDLVAQPLRRRPKREVHAAWRRSAEASPAIQAVLAELA from the coding sequence ATGATCGAGATCGGTGCGCTGCGGGCGCTGCGGTCGGTGGCCGCCCTGGGCACGCTGGCCAAGGCCGCCGACGAGCTCGGCTTCACCGCCTCCGCGGTGTCCCAGCAGCTCAAACGCCTGGAACGCCAGCTCGGTGTGGCCGTGCTCGCGCCCGCGGGCCGCGGCGTGGTGCTCACCCCGGCCGGACAGGCCCTGGTGGACACCGCGCCGGAGGTCTTCCAGGCCCTGGAGCGCTGCGCCGAGGCCGCCCAGTCGGTGGCCGACGGCGAACCGCGCGGGCCGCTGCGCGTGGTGGCCTTCTCCACCGCCATCCGAGGCCTGCTCGCCCCGGTGCTGCCCAGGCTGCGGACCCGCTACCCCGAGCTGCGGCTGCTGGTCAGCGAGCAGGACCCGGAGCAGGCGCTGCACGGCGTGGACACCGGCACCGCCGACCTCGCGCTCATCCACGACGCGGACGACCTGCCGGTGCCGATGCCACCGACGCTGTCCCAGCGCCACCTGCACACCGACCTGGGCGACGTGGTGATGCACCGCGAGCACCCCCTGGCCCGGCTGGACCGGCCGCTGACCAGTGCGGACCTGGCCGGTCAGGCCTGGGTGACCAGCCCGCCGGGCACGGTCTGCCACCAGTGGTTCCGGCGGCTGTTCGCCGAGGCGCCCGCCGACGTGGACGTGCGCCACCTGGTCGACGACTTCGCCACCCAGGTCGCCCTGGTGGCCTCCGGCGAGGTCATCGCGCTGGTCCCGAGGCTGGCCCGGCCGCCGCTGAGCGAGGACCTGGTCGCGCAGCCGTTGCGGCGGCGGCCCAAGCGCGAGGTGCACGCGGCCTGGCGGCGCAGCGCCGAGGCCAGCCCGGCGATCCAGGCGGTCCTGGCCGAACTGGCCTAA
- the dapA gene encoding 4-hydroxy-tetrahydrodipicolinate synthase encodes MTEPRHSAALLFGTNLVAMVTPLEADGSISQPGVTRLVDHLLATGCDGIVVGGTTGEAPTLTGDELPDLVRAVVAQVQGRARVVVGVGTYDTKDTVRRAREAEAAGADGLLLVCPYYSKPSQAGVVAHCTAVADATDLPVMLYDIPGRAGIAMTAATLTELARHPRIVAVKDAKGDLYEAMKIMGSTSLAYYSGIDELNLPYLAAGATGVVSVIGHVVADRNAELIRAVRTGDLDTAREVNAALTPVVEALMRVAPGAVMAKAALAELGIIPTADVRLPLLPADAAERAQVAEALKTTSVLV; translated from the coding sequence ATGACCGAGCCTCGTCACTCCGCTGCCCTGCTCTTCGGCACCAACCTGGTCGCCATGGTGACCCCACTGGAGGCGGACGGTTCGATCAGCCAGCCCGGGGTGACCCGCCTGGTGGACCACCTGCTGGCCACCGGCTGCGACGGCATCGTGGTGGGCGGCACCACCGGCGAGGCCCCGACCCTGACCGGCGACGAGCTGCCGGACCTGGTGCGCGCGGTCGTGGCGCAGGTGCAGGGCCGGGCGCGCGTGGTGGTCGGCGTGGGCACCTACGACACCAAGGACACCGTGCGCCGGGCGCGCGAGGCCGAGGCGGCGGGCGCGGACGGCCTGCTGCTGGTCTGCCCGTACTACTCCAAGCCCTCCCAGGCGGGCGTGGTGGCGCACTGCACGGCGGTCGCCGACGCCACCGACCTGCCGGTGATGCTCTACGACATCCCGGGCCGCGCGGGCATCGCGATGACCGCGGCCACCCTGACCGAGCTGGCCCGCCACCCGCGGATCGTCGCGGTGAAGGACGCCAAGGGCGACCTGTACGAGGCCATGAAGATCATGGGCTCGACATCCCTGGCCTACTACTCGGGCATCGACGAGCTGAACCTGCCCTACCTGGCGGCGGGCGCCACCGGCGTGGTCAGCGTGATCGGCCACGTGGTCGCCGACCGCAACGCCGAGCTCATCCGCGCGGTCCGCACCGGCGACCTGGACACCGCCCGCGAGGTCAACGCCGCCCTCACCCCGGTGGTGGAGGCCCTGATGCGCGTGGCCCCGGGCGCGGTGATGGCCAAGGCCGCCCTGGCCGAGCTGGGCATCATCCCGACCGCCGACGTCCGCCTCCCGCTCCTCCCGGCCGACGCCGCCGAACGAGCCCAGGTGGCCGAAGCCCTCAAGACAACCTCCGTCCTGGTCTGA
- a CDS encoding TetR/AcrR family transcriptional regulator, translating into MAAGTTRPLRADAARNLERIIGAARDLFREGRFDASLEEIAARAKVSPATLYRRFASRVELLSAVMMAHSTPALRAAAERARQVEDPVEAMLVMLEESLRVAVIERRLLCAADVAGALTFDLEGPLYAPLAEFLRRAQAEGRIRADLDAEDLPPLVMMLIGSLSPLEKHGGHWRRYLRLALDGMAPAAATPLPPRYPVQVPPNGTPPRDPAD; encoded by the coding sequence GTGGCCGCTGGAACCACTCGTCCGCTGCGCGCGGACGCCGCCAGGAACCTCGAACGCATCATCGGCGCGGCCCGGGACCTGTTCCGGGAAGGCCGGTTCGACGCCTCGCTGGAGGAGATCGCCGCCCGCGCCAAGGTCAGCCCCGCCACCCTCTACCGACGCTTCGCCAGCCGCGTCGAGCTGCTGAGCGCGGTGATGATGGCCCACTCCACCCCGGCCCTGAGGGCCGCCGCCGAACGCGCCCGCCAGGTCGAGGACCCGGTGGAGGCCATGCTGGTCATGCTGGAGGAGAGCCTGCGGGTGGCGGTCATCGAACGCCGCCTGCTGTGCGCGGCCGACGTGGCCGGGGCCCTGACCTTCGACCTGGAAGGCCCGCTCTACGCCCCGCTGGCCGAGTTCCTGCGCCGCGCCCAGGCCGAGGGCCGCATCCGCGCGGACCTGGACGCGGAGGACCTGCCGCCGCTGGTCATGATGCTGATCGGCTCGCTGTCGCCGCTGGAGAAGCACGGTGGCCACTGGCGCCGCTACCTGCGCCTGGCCCTGGACGGCATGGCCCCGGCGGCGGCCACCCCGCTACCGCCCCGCTACCCGGTGCAGGTCCCGCCCAACGGCACCCCACCCCGAGACCCCGCGGACTGA
- a CDS encoding PLDc N-terminal domain-containing protein has translation MTTTQLAQESAEGIFERVFGVFLGIGGAIIALLYVLLFLCALVSVLRNQRLTGGGKLLWVAVAFAYPLLGSLGWFLFGKQARLVRSDVPV, from the coding sequence ATGACGACGACTCAGCTGGCACAGGAGAGCGCCGAGGGCATCTTCGAGCGCGTGTTCGGGGTGTTCCTGGGCATCGGCGGCGCGATCATCGCCCTGCTGTACGTGCTGCTGTTCCTCTGCGCCCTGGTCTCGGTCCTGCGCAACCAGCGCCTCACCGGCGGCGGCAAGCTGCTGTGGGTGGCGGTCGCCTTCGCCTACCCGCTGCTGGGCAGCCTGGGCTGGTTCCTGTTCGGCAAGCAGGCACGCCTGGTGCGCTCGGACGTGCCCGTCTGA
- a CDS encoding pirin family protein, translating to MTAELLTPREVPLGGLRAMRVDRLLPQRSRPTVGAWCFLDRFGPEATDMSVLPHPHTGLQTVTWPFAGRVRHRDTVGSDAVLLPGQLNLMTAGHGIAHSEFSLDGSEPLHGLQLWVALPEESAHVAPHFEQHTELPRYTGENVEGIVFLGALGDVVSPATTYSPLVGAELLLSPGTSRLPLRADFEHAVLVISGQAEVEGHVLEAGPMLYLGPGRTELGLTSAEGARVVLLGGTPFTEDLVMFWNFVGRSHEDVAAARAEWEDPAQTRFGHIPVHGDARIPAPALPGVRLTPRRPVKD from the coding sequence GTGACCGCCGAGCTGCTCACCCCGCGCGAGGTGCCCCTGGGCGGCCTGCGCGCCATGCGGGTGGACCGCCTGCTGCCCCAGCGCAGCCGTCCGACCGTCGGCGCCTGGTGCTTCCTCGACCGGTTCGGGCCCGAGGCCACCGACATGTCCGTGCTGCCGCACCCGCACACCGGGCTGCAGACGGTGACCTGGCCGTTCGCCGGGCGCGTGCGGCACCGCGACACCGTCGGCTCGGACGCCGTGCTGTTGCCCGGCCAGCTGAACCTGATGACCGCCGGGCACGGCATCGCGCACTCCGAGTTCAGCCTGGACGGCTCCGAGCCCCTGCACGGCCTCCAGCTGTGGGTGGCGCTGCCGGAGGAGTCCGCGCACGTGGCCCCGCACTTCGAGCAGCACACCGAACTGCCCCGCTACACCGGCGAGAACGTCGAGGGCATCGTGTTCCTGGGCGCGCTCGGGGACGTGGTCTCCCCGGCCACCACCTACTCGCCGCTGGTCGGCGCTGAGCTGCTGCTCTCGCCCGGGACCTCGCGGCTGCCGCTGCGCGCGGACTTCGAGCACGCGGTGCTGGTGATCAGCGGCCAGGCCGAGGTCGAGGGGCACGTGCTGGAGGCCGGGCCGATGCTCTATCTGGGACCAGGCCGCACGGAGCTTGGGCTCACCAGCGCCGAGGGCGCGCGGGTGGTGCTGCTGGGCGGCACGCCGTTCACCGAGGACCTGGTGATGTTCTGGAACTTCGTCGGCCGCTCCCACGAGGACGTGGCCGCGGCACGGGCCGAGTGGGAGGACCCCGCGCAGACCCGGTTCGGGCACATCCCGGTGCACGGCGACGCCCGCATCCCGGCCCCGGCGCTGCCCGGGGTGCGGCTCACCCCTCGGCGGCCGGTGAAAGACTGA
- a CDS encoding GNAT family N-acetyltransferase, which translates to MSDIEVRDSAAEHRYEITVAGVLAGFAEYEQRDGRTLFTHTEVFPEFGGRGLAGVLAEQALGAEHGHGRTVVPLCPFIAGWLRKHPDFPVAVQWPEQS; encoded by the coding sequence ATGAGCGATATCGAGGTGCGCGACTCGGCGGCGGAGCACCGCTACGAGATCACCGTGGCCGGGGTGCTCGCCGGGTTCGCCGAGTACGAGCAGCGGGACGGCCGCACCCTGTTCACCCACACCGAGGTCTTCCCCGAGTTCGGCGGCCGCGGCCTGGCGGGTGTGCTGGCCGAGCAGGCCCTGGGCGCCGAGCACGGGCACGGCCGCACGGTGGTGCCGCTGTGCCCGTTCATCGCGGGCTGGCTGCGCAAGCACCCGGACTTCCCGGTCGCGGTGCAGTGGCCGGAGCAGTCGTGA
- a CDS encoding MarR family winged helix-turn-helix transcriptional regulator, whose product MADAEWLDEDEARAWRGFVDMRARLSAHLSRELQKSGMSDADYSVLVGLSEAPAERLRLHELGVRLQWQKSRLSKQLTRMQDRGLVVREECPTDGRGAFAVLTEAGRQAIEAAAPLHVRQVREYFIAPLNREQLLALAEITSAVVARLEEDAPGE is encoded by the coding sequence ATGGCCGATGCGGAGTGGTTGGACGAGGACGAGGCACGGGCGTGGCGCGGGTTCGTGGACATGCGGGCGCGGCTGTCGGCCCACCTGTCGCGGGAGCTGCAGAAGTCCGGCATGTCCGACGCGGACTACTCGGTGCTGGTCGGCCTGTCCGAGGCCCCGGCCGAACGGCTGCGCCTGCACGAGCTGGGCGTGCGGCTGCAGTGGCAGAAGAGCAGGCTGTCCAAGCAGCTGACCCGCATGCAGGACCGGGGCCTGGTGGTGCGCGAGGAGTGCCCGACCGACGGGCGCGGCGCGTTCGCGGTGCTCACCGAGGCGGGCAGGCAGGCGATCGAGGCCGCCGCGCCGCTGCACGTGCGCCAGGTGCGGGAGTACTTCATCGCCCCGCTCAACCGGGAGCAGCTCCTCGCGCTGGCCGAGATCACCTCGGCGGTGGTGGCCCGGCTGGAGGAGGACGCGCCGGGCGAGTGA
- a CDS encoding LLM class F420-dependent oxidoreductase — translation MRLGIHVTTFNHPADQAGLGAELAAVGQAAEAAGADRLTVMDHYFQMEMNGGAHDPMLEGYTTLGFLAAHTRTVQLGLLVTGVTYRHPGLLAKIITTLDVLSGGRAFLGIGAAWYEREHLGLGVPYPPTKERFERLEETLRICRQMWDPATEGPFEGRHYRLAETVNVPPPVRSPRILIGGSGEKKTLRFVAQYADACNLFGTSVEDVRHKLSVLDAHCADLGRDPAQIERTMLYRSEAVDAGDADTAAKELQAFREAGITSVIVVPPGRGSPAAWIDKAAAPLAARLAELG, via the coding sequence ATGCGACTGGGCATCCACGTCACCACGTTCAACCACCCCGCGGACCAGGCCGGGCTGGGCGCCGAGCTGGCCGCCGTCGGGCAGGCCGCCGAGGCCGCGGGCGCGGACCGGCTGACCGTCATGGACCACTACTTCCAGATGGAGATGAACGGGGGCGCGCACGACCCGATGCTGGAGGGCTACACCACCCTCGGCTTCCTCGCCGCGCACACCCGCACGGTCCAGCTCGGCCTGCTGGTCACCGGCGTCACCTACCGCCACCCCGGGCTGCTCGCCAAGATCATCACCACCCTGGACGTGCTCTCCGGCGGCCGGGCGTTCCTGGGCATCGGCGCCGCCTGGTACGAGCGCGAGCACCTGGGCCTGGGCGTGCCGTACCCGCCGACGAAGGAGCGGTTCGAGCGCCTGGAGGAGACGCTGCGGATCTGTCGCCAGATGTGGGACCCGGCGACCGAGGGCCCGTTCGAGGGCAGGCACTACCGGCTCGCCGAGACCGTGAACGTGCCGCCCCCGGTGCGCTCGCCGCGCATCCTCATCGGCGGCAGCGGCGAGAAGAAGACCCTGCGGTTCGTCGCCCAGTACGCCGACGCCTGCAACCTGTTCGGCACCTCGGTGGAGGACGTGCGGCACAAGCTGTCCGTGCTGGACGCCCACTGCGCCGATCTCGGCCGCGACCCGGCCCAGATCGAGCGCACCATGCTCTACCGCAGCGAGGCCGTCGACGCGGGCGACGCGGACACCGCGGCCAAGGAGCTCCAGGCCTTCCGCGAGGCCGGGATCACCTCGGTCATCGTGGTCCCGCCCGGCAGGGGCAGCCCGGCCGCGTGGATCGACAAGGCCGCCGCGCCGCTGGCCGCCCGCCTGGCCGAGCTCGGCTGA
- a CDS encoding TetR/AcrR family transcriptional regulator has protein sequence MTTAPRPLRADAARNRARVLQVAYETFAAEGMAVPVDEIARRAGVGAGTVYRHFPTKDDLIRAVVDDRFARLAEHGERLLAEAGPWPALAAFIGEVARAGASDLALKEAVAAPDLDTGCAPFRDVLDRLVARAAPELRPGITGEDVFALLVGGHAMVRYRGAEHTERLLGLLLDGLRAP, from the coding sequence GTGACAACAGCGCCCCGGCCCCTGCGTGCCGACGCCGCGCGCAACCGGGCGCGCGTGCTCCAGGTGGCCTATGAGACCTTCGCCGCCGAGGGCATGGCGGTGCCGGTCGACGAGATCGCGCGCCGGGCCGGGGTGGGCGCGGGCACGGTGTACCGGCACTTCCCGACCAAGGACGACCTCATCCGCGCGGTGGTCGACGACCGCTTCGCCCGCCTGGCCGAGCACGGCGAGCGCCTGCTGGCCGAGGCCGGGCCGTGGCCCGCGCTGGCCGCCTTCATCGGCGAGGTCGCCCGGGCCGGTGCCTCCGACCTCGCGCTCAAGGAGGCGGTGGCCGCACCGGACCTGGACACCGGGTGCGCCCCGTTCCGGGACGTGCTGGACCGGCTGGTGGCGCGGGCGGCACCCGAGCTGCGGCCCGGGATCACCGGCGAGGACGTGTTCGCGCTGCTGGTGGGCGGGCACGCGATGGTGCGCTACCGAGGTGCCGAGCACACCGAGCGCCTGCTCGGACTGCTCCTGGACGGGCTGCGCGCGCCCTAG